The Mytilus galloprovincialis chromosome 11, xbMytGall1.hap1.1, whole genome shotgun sequence genome contains the following window.
ATTAAAAACAACCAGTCTcatttttgaattgtttgaataaTTATACAAACATACTCAAACAttcatttacatttaattttctaTTGAAGTGAATTACAGTACAAGTACAAAATATAAATCGAACATTGagaaaaatctttaatttaaaacacACGGATTTAGCCGATAAACATCCATACTTTATCGAAACATTTTCCTAAcattaaatatattaattttgtgCACCTGTCTCATCAACTCTTACCGTCAATATATCAGTGAAAAATAACACCAAAACTATATTCAAACTCTCTTCTGTcatttaaaaaacacaaacaggaaatgcaaaaatataatatatagggAACCGTATTGAAGGACAACAAAAACAAAGGTGTTAAACGATTGCTGTGTCCATTAAAAGCTTTGAAAAGCTGTCAATTTGAATTACAATATAACTTTATTAAACTTGTCATTAatacatagtcatgatagttttGTGAATGGAAATAAATCATATGcatattaaaaaattaataatgaCAATATTCGTTACATTTCATAAACAACGTCAACAAACTAATGAGTGGAAATGCAATGTCCCTACATATGTTATTATCTATCTTCATGATATGGAACACACATATTCGTTAACTGCTGTTGCTACCACTCCACCACCAATGCCACAAGCAAAAGCTACACCTGCCTGGAAACCAATAATGGTTGCTACGAATGCCCCTAAAAGTCCCCCTAATCCAAACACACTAAATTTCTTCAATAGATATTTTAAAGTTTCACCATTTAGAGCAATACTCCATTGGTTCTTCGCGCGTTGCTGGTTGTTGGTTTCTACTTGTGCAGATGTTTTCattgaaactttattttttaattccttCTCGATTTCTTTAAGTAAGGTATTCTTGAAGACGGCATAATTActagttgttaatattttgtcaataaaggTATAAATATCATTCCACTGACGATCGATTTCGGTTTTCTGCGTCACACGATTATTAACAAATAATACATTTCCTTTGCACTGTTGTATTAAATCGGCAAGATTGGTTGGTGGATCTTTTAAAAATTCGGCCTCTGTTATGTCGTCATGTTCTAAATTATCTTTTCCCGTAAAACATATTATCATATTCATTCGGGGATCTTCTTTCAGGAGATcaaaaaattgatttgaaactagTATTTCTTCGTCTGTGTATCTGGATTGAGAAAGTACATATAGAATGATATGCGGCCCAGGTGACAAGATaccaaaacattttattatttccaATTCCAGGTTGTCTTTACTCATGGTATTGTCAAATAGTCCTGGAGTATCTAAGACGGTATATACTTTCTCTTTCCATCTCATTTTCCCCATCTGACCTGTCTTTGTAACTGATTTTGGACTCGGTTTGGAAGAAAAACATTTCCGACCCAAGATAGTATTGCCTGTTGCACTTTTTCCGTTCCCTGTTTTACCAATAAGTAACAAACGTATTTCAGTAAGTTCAGCATACTCACTTACCTAAAAAAAATCCTAGCttgtaaaaaacattaaaatctaCTATTGCCCCATTATTAGGAGCATGTAGTCAATAAACTGTTGTCCacgtaaatattatttttacagtCGCAAAATACTGGTATCGCAGGTTTTTTTTACTCATTTGTTATTTGCAAAAATGCTAATGTTAGCCTAATTTATGTTTCGAACGTCACCAACGAGCTATTTGTAGACAAAAAGCGCGTCTGGAACAAATATAAGATTTCAATCcaggaatctatgatgagtttatttacaactactGGGTCGATTACAATGAGGActgagtttttattccccgagagtatcacaagCCTAACTGTAATCAGCACTCCTGTGTTGACATGCATTAccattgatatggtcatagttATCAATTAATTGTTTGCAAAACctttttaagttttgaaatactaagactttcCTACCATAGGAATAAATTACCTTTGAAAAACATTTTTGGAATTATTGGTCCAAAATACCCTTTGTTTTGAACtttattttaattctaaaaaagaattgatgagtcttttgtagaagaaataCGTATCTATAGAATTAAAATCCTGgcatatatgatgagtttatttacaaccgcCGGATCAATGCCACTGTTGGTgaagtttttattccccgagaaTATCACCAACcattagtcagcacttctgttgtgacattaattatcattgatatggtaataaCTGTTAATTGACTGTTtacaaaaaatttatattttgaaatgcttAGGCTTTTCTAACTCTCGAATTCATTCTTTATCTGTGTTTGGCAAATCTTTTAGGAATAATCAATTATGAACTTTATCtacctttttaaaaaattgattcgagcgtcactgatgaatcttttgtacaCGCAACGCAAGTTTGGTGCAACTATActattttaatcctggtatctatgataagtgcATTTTTAAACTGATATATTATTCTGTTCAGAATTAATTTTATGACGATTACAAGTAAAACAAGTGTTTTATTGTACGAATATGCGTTACTACTGACgtatgtatgtttaaaaaaaaattgaggaaggAGGCTTAAATTGCTTAACTTGGTTTTCATATTTTAAGGTGGTTGCTATTTCTATACAGCTGAGTTGCTGTATACTCGACATAAAGCGAACATATCATTAGATGCATGGGGTATTGATATATCCAAAGTGTAGATAAAGAAGAATTTTTAGTTATCGCAAGATTTGTTGTTTGACGGCCTATCAACAAATTAATTCAATATTTGTTCAATTAAATTCAGACCAAAACCAAACGGTTTGAAGATTTCTTTTATTGAAACATTCGATAATCTCGTCACGTTTCCTTTGATATCGTAGTAATCTATAGTATTAATAAACATTCATTTAAATGGATTTTTCTCCCTGCGTTCTCGCTGATTATTTCCAAGATATTTATATACTGTTATgcaaaaatttaggcttaattacTATTTAATGTGCACGAAAAGCACGTATACATTGTCtaaatttaaaataagatttttgcAGATTTATATCTGTAGACTTTGGTATCCgaatgaaataaacaaattaataaacaaatatgaaaatgaatcAACTAACTGTGATGATTTAGGGATACTATGGGACAATTTGAAAATAGAGGTAAAAGATGCAAGTTTAGACTATTGTAAAAGaaaagccaaattaaaaaaaaagataaaataaatattctaGAAAAACAGCTAAATGATATCAATAATAAAGCAAATAATGGTACAGATGTAAATcataaattacaaaaagaaattgagAATGTGGAAAATGATCTAGAGAGTTTATATAAGGACAAAATTAAAGGACAAAAATAAGATCAAGGGTAAAATGGTTTGAAGAAGGGGAAAAAATAGTGCATACTTCTTGGGACTAGAAAAAAGTCGTCAAACAAAAAAGATTATAACTGAACTATATGAAGAAAATGAGCTCGCAACAACTGATCAAGATGAAATTCTAAATCTAcaagtgaaatattacaaaaagacTTTATGAGTCAACTAATCCTTGTGATAATGAAGTTAAAACATATATTAAcgaaacaaaattaacaaaaatgctTAAAGATTCAGATAGTAATCAATGTGAAGGGGATGTAACAGAAATTGAATGCACTGATGCAATTTTCAAAATGAAGGTTAATAAATCCCCAGGTTTTGATGGGCTGACAGTGGAATTTTATAAGCAATTTTGGACGAGCCTAAAAAATATCGTTGTCaaagtatttaattataattatgaaaaaaaagaactTACAAACTCACAAAAGAAAGGTGCAATTTCactaatttttaaaaagaatgatcCTCTTTCATTAAATAATTATCGTCCCATAACTTTATTGAATATTGATACTAAACTCTTAGCTTATGTGTTAGCTCAGAGACTTAAAAAAGTTCTACCTTCTATTATTAGTCTAGATCAAACAGGATAtgttaaaaatagatatattggTTTTAACATCAGACAAATTCAAGATATAATAGATTATTCTGAGAAATTTAATATAGAAGGAGCAATCCTTTTCTTAGATTTTAATAAAGCTTTTGACTCACTAGAATGGACTTTCATGACGGAAACACTGAAACGGTTTGATTTTAAAAGTACCTTTATCAGATGGGTGGAAACTATGTATAACGACATTAAGGGATGTATCTTAAATAATGGGTGGGTCTCAGGTCCATTCAAAATATATCAAGGAATACGACAAGGGTGTCCGATCTCAGCCTTACTTTTTGTTATTACAGTAGAATTAATGGCAATAAGACTTAGaagtaataaagattttaaagGTATAAAAATTACATTAGATTGAAAATCttgtaatttaaaaatttgtcaatTAGCTGACGACACAACACTTTTTCTTCAGTTAAGGAAAGAAATAAGTTTAGCTCTCAGTATAATTGAACCATTTGGAAGTTTTTCAGGACTTAAGCTTAATAGAAATAAAACGGAAGGGATATGGTTAGGAAgaataaaaagttcaaaagataaatatgaaaatataaattggaCTGACAAACCAATCAAAAGCCTTGGAATATATTTTGAGTATGACAAAAAAGAGTGTCaaacattaaatattgaaaaagtgTTGGACAAATTAACGAAACTTGTAGAAAGATGGGCAAAAAGAAAGTTAACACTACTTGGAAAAATATTAGTAGTAAAAGCGCTTCTGTTACCAAATATAACCTACATAGCTACTAATAGTATCATTACTAACgaaaatctacaaaatataaataaaatcttaTATAAATTCATTTGGAATGGAggaaaagacaaaataaaaaggtcaataataacaaaaaacttcgCCGAAGGGGGGTTGAAAATGATTGATGTAGAATCCTATATAAAATCTATACATTTAAAATGGATTATAAAAATATTAGAATCAGAAAATGCAAATTGGTCTGTATTATCAAAACTATACCTTAATAAATTCGGAAAAAAACCTTCTTATTTCAAGATGAATGTAAACAACACAAAATTGCTAGATAAAAACATATGGAACAGTACACCAACTTTCTATCAAGAGACGATAAAAACATGGATACATGTAAATAATTGTGAAAACAGTCATCATGATAAAATCGATAATTATATAGAAATCAGAAAACAAGTTATATggggaaataaattcataaaatttcaaGGAAAATGTTTGTTCTTTGATAACTGGATTGATagtaacatattatatataaatgacataatagataaaagagGAAATATATCAGAAGAAATGATTacttcaaaattaagaaataaaaggaATTGGATTTCTGAAtactcaaaactaaaaaaatctttACCAAAGCAATGGACAGAAAAATTAAAAGCAGAAGaatcattaaaaacaaaagtcCATATCAACCGAACAAAAACTAAACTAAGAGATTGTAATGATGTTGTAACTATTAATGctaaaaacatatacaaattaGTATTAAGTGTGTCAAAAATAGAAATACCAGTAGGATTTTTGAAATGGGAAAGAGTCTTAGGCAAAGGGAGactaataaatgaatttaaagactctattaaatttaattttgaatatcttaaagataataaaataaaaattttcaggTGGAAACTAATGTACTATATTTTGCCAAATGAGGTGCTGCTTTTTCAGTGGAAAATTTCACTAAACAATATGTGTTCATATTGCAACGAAATAGATAACTATAATCATTTTTTCATTACATGTTCATATCATAAAACATTCTGGAAATCAATGCaagttttacttaaaaaaaagtcTTCATAGGCAAACATGTAATAAGTCTTCATTCGTTGGTTATAGGATACAAAATTCATGACGATGCATACTATGCACTAAATCATCTGCTTAGCTTAATGTTCTTTTCAGTCTATAAAACACATTATGTTTCTAATACAAAAACCAAAGAAGTAGACACATTAAGAATTTTTGAATATGAGGAAGAAAATACTGTAGAATTATATAGTATGACCAATATAGAGATCAGTAGTTTATTAGCAAAGGTGTTGAATATTTTGAAGAATAATAAGAAAGTCATCTTATAGTTAACTTATTATAAGCTACatatgtagtaaaaaaaaaaaccacatgctATCTAGATTATGTGTGATTGTATGTGACTTTTTTCCTTTA
Protein-coding sequences here:
- the LOC143051316 gene encoding GTPase IMAP family member 9-like isoform X1 — protein: MASKEESPSDDEMRQEITEKTKVSEYAELTEIRLLLIGKTGNGKSATGNTILGRKCFSSKPSPKSVTKTGQMGKMRWKEKVYTVLDTPGLFDNTMSKDNLELEIIKCFGILSPGPHIILYVLSQSRYTDEEILVSNQFFDLLKEDPRMNMIICFTGKDNLEHDDITEAEFLKDPPTNLADLIQQCKGNVLFVNNRVTQKTEIDRQWNDIYTFIDKILTTSNYAVFKNTLLKEIEKELKNKVSMKTSAQVETNNQQRAKNQWSIALNGETLKYLLKKFSVFGLGGLLGAFVATIIGFQAGVAFACGIGGGVVATAVNEYVCSIS